Proteins found in one uncultured Desulfuromonas sp. genomic segment:
- a CDS encoding putative metalloprotease CJM1_0395 family protein: MATPITTSDSQALQVAAYMASARQGGMTAQATNFGEKEAAPVETGASTLNVVDTVQISEEGMQASMAGQQEGNAQPGVVDPQASQSSGEERSTVAEEQAEPVEEMDEGRESAESDGSEEDSETSTARLSEEEQQEVQQLSQRDREVQVHEAAHAAVGGPYTGAPSLSYETGPDGKRYAVSGEVNVDLSEVPGDPQATMEKADVIRAAALAPAQPSSQDRNVAAQASRMRAQAQAELMAEQSAQGSAMVARSAAASAMSPSASMDSEDQGRTLSSQFGGAVA; the protein is encoded by the coding sequence ATGGCTACACCCATTACCACCTCAGACTCTCAAGCTCTTCAAGTTGCCGCTTACATGGCATCCGCTCGTCAAGGCGGCATGACCGCCCAAGCAACCAATTTTGGTGAAAAGGAGGCTGCGCCTGTTGAAACCGGAGCGTCTACGCTCAATGTGGTCGATACGGTACAGATCAGTGAAGAGGGGATGCAGGCCTCCATGGCTGGACAGCAGGAGGGCAATGCGCAACCCGGTGTTGTTGACCCTCAGGCGTCTCAATCAAGTGGCGAGGAGAGGTCTACTGTTGCTGAAGAGCAGGCTGAACCGGTTGAAGAGATGGACGAGGGCCGGGAATCGGCTGAATCCGATGGATCGGAAGAGGACAGTGAAACCTCGACAGCACGTCTGTCCGAAGAGGAGCAACAGGAAGTTCAGCAACTGAGCCAACGCGACCGTGAGGTGCAGGTTCATGAAGCTGCTCATGCTGCGGTTGGTGGCCCTTATACCGGCGCACCGTCATTGAGTTATGAAACGGGCCCGGATGGCAAGCGCTATGCCGTGTCCGGTGAAGTCAATGTTGATCTGAGTGAAGTGCCCGGTGATCCTCAAGCAACCATGGAAAAAGCCGATGTGATACGCGCTGCCGCTTTGGCTCCGGCCCAACCCTCATCACAGGACCGCAACGTCGCCGCCCAGGCCAGCCGCATGCGTGCTCAGGCCCAGGCTGAGTTGATGGCCGAGCAGTCAGCGCAGGGCAGTGCCATGGTTGCGCGCTCTGCTGCGGCTTCCGCCATGTCACCGAGTGCATCCATGGACAGTGAGGATCAAGGGCGGACTCTCTCCAGTCAATTTGGCGGAGCGGTTGCCTGA